A region from the Rosa rugosa chromosome 6, drRosRugo1.1, whole genome shotgun sequence genome encodes:
- the LOC133715923 gene encoding arginase 1, mitochondrial isoform X1 — protein sequence MSIIGRRGIHYLHKLNSPNVPTDLIHKGQNRVIDASLTLIRERAKLKGELVRALGGAVASSSLLGVPLGHNSSFLQGPAFAPPRIREAIWCGSTNSTTEEGKELKDPRVLTDVGDVPVQEIRDCGVDDDRLMNVIGESVKLVMEEAPLRPLVLGGDHSISYPVVRAVSEKLGGPVDILHLDAHPDIYHSFEGNKYSHASSFARIMEGGYARRLLQVGIRSINHEGREQGKRFGVEQYEMRTFSRDRDFLENLKLGEGVKGVYISIDVDCLDPAFAPGVSHIEPGGLSFRDVLNILHNLQGDVVAADVVEFNPQRDTVDGMTAMVAAKLVRELSAKISK from the exons ATGTCAATAATCGGGAGGAGAGGAATTCACTACTTGCATAAACTAAACTCTCCGAACGTCCCAACTGATTTGATACACAAGGGTCAGAACAGGGTCATAGATGCCTCCCTCACTCTTATTCGTGAGAGAGCAAAGCTCAAG ggAGAGCTGGTGCGTGCCTTAGGTGGAGCCGTAGCGTCTTCTTCGCTTCTGGGGGTTCCTTTGGGACATAACTCGTCGTTTCTGCAAGGCCCGGCTTTTGCTCCTCCGAGGATTCGGGAGGCTATTTGGTGCGGTAGCACAAACTCTACAACTGAAGAAG GGAAGGAACTGAAGGATCCGCGGGTGCTAACTGATGTGGGCGATGTGCCTGTGCAAGAGATTCGAGATTGTGGAGTGGATGATGATAGATTGATGAATGTGATAGGGGAGTCTGTCAAGCTAGTGATGGAAGAG GCTCCACTGCGGCCATTAGTATTAGGTGGTGATCACTCAATTTCGTATCCTGTTGTAAGAGCTGTCTCTGAGAAGCTTGGGGGACCTGTGGACATACTTCATCTTGATGCCCATCCTGATATTTATCACTCCTTTGAAGGTAATAAATACTCACATGCATCTTCTTTTGCTCGAATTATGGAGGGTGGTTATGCTCGGCGACTTTTGCAG GTTGGTATTCGCTCAATTAACCATGAAGGGCGTGAACAAGGAAAAAGATTTGGTGTTGAGCAATATGAAATGCGAACCTTTTCAAGAGATCGTGACTTTTTGGAAAACCTG AAACTAGGGGAAGGTGTGAAGGGTGTCTATATCTCGATAGATGTAGATTGCCTTGATCCTGCCTTTGCTCCAGGAGTATCACACATCGAGCCAGGGGGTCTCTCCTTCCGTGATGTTCTCAACATACTGCACAATCTCCAAGGTGATGTGGTTGCTGCAGATGTCGTTGAATTCAATCCACAGCGCGATACTGTTGATGGGATGACTGCAATGGTAGCTGCTAAACTGGTGAGAGAATTGTCTGC
- the LOC133718873 gene encoding MATH domain and coiled-coil domain-containing protein At3g58210-like: MIFYTTVLSAASLRKLMLYPKGTSTSSDYLSLFLVLDNPAVLPPGSEVFAEFTLRILDLNCGKHHSLKSEQWFSASSWSWGWDEFLTQRAKFFKKDQCIVEAEITIKGISS; the protein is encoded by the exons ATGATCTTCTATACTACAGTGCTAAGTGCTGCAAGCCTAAG GAAACTAATGCTGTATCCCAAGGGTACTAGCACCAGTAGTGATTATCTTTCTCTGTTCTTGGTATTGGATAATCCAGCTGTCCTTCCTCCTGGCTCTGAAGTATTTGCAGAGTTTACATTGCGAATTCTAGATCTGAACTGCGGCAAACATCATTCTCTTAAAA GTGAACAGTGGTTCAGTGCCTCGAGTTGGTCTTGGGGATGGGATGAGTTCCTTACACAGAGGGCCAAGTTTTTCAAGAAAGATCAATGCATTGTGGAGGCAGAAATCACTATTAAAGGAATTTCTAGTTAA
- the LOC133715923 gene encoding arginase 1, mitochondrial isoform X2, with amino-acid sequence MSIIGRRGIHYLHKLNSPNVPTDLIHKGQNRVIDASLTLIRERAKLKGELVRALGGAVASSSLLGVPLGHNSSFLQGPAFAPPRIREAIWCGSTNSTTEEGKELKDPRVLTDVGDVPVQEIRDCGVDDDRLMNVIGESVKLVMEEAPLRPLVLGGDHSISYPVVRAVSEKLGGPVDILHLDAHPDIYHSFEGNKYSHASSFARIMEGGYARRLLQVGIRSINHEGREQGKRFGVEQYEMRTFSRDRDFLENLVCKNGLVNSQIMVPSKVN; translated from the exons ATGTCAATAATCGGGAGGAGAGGAATTCACTACTTGCATAAACTAAACTCTCCGAACGTCCCAACTGATTTGATACACAAGGGTCAGAACAGGGTCATAGATGCCTCCCTCACTCTTATTCGTGAGAGAGCAAAGCTCAAG ggAGAGCTGGTGCGTGCCTTAGGTGGAGCCGTAGCGTCTTCTTCGCTTCTGGGGGTTCCTTTGGGACATAACTCGTCGTTTCTGCAAGGCCCGGCTTTTGCTCCTCCGAGGATTCGGGAGGCTATTTGGTGCGGTAGCACAAACTCTACAACTGAAGAAG GGAAGGAACTGAAGGATCCGCGGGTGCTAACTGATGTGGGCGATGTGCCTGTGCAAGAGATTCGAGATTGTGGAGTGGATGATGATAGATTGATGAATGTGATAGGGGAGTCTGTCAAGCTAGTGATGGAAGAG GCTCCACTGCGGCCATTAGTATTAGGTGGTGATCACTCAATTTCGTATCCTGTTGTAAGAGCTGTCTCTGAGAAGCTTGGGGGACCTGTGGACATACTTCATCTTGATGCCCATCCTGATATTTATCACTCCTTTGAAGGTAATAAATACTCACATGCATCTTCTTTTGCTCGAATTATGGAGGGTGGTTATGCTCGGCGACTTTTGCAG GTTGGTATTCGCTCAATTAACCATGAAGGGCGTGAACAAGGAAAAAGATTTGGTGTTGAGCAATATGAAATGCGAACCTTTTCAAGAGATCGTGACTTTTTGGAAAACCTG GTTTGCAAAAATGGCTTGGTAAATAGTCAAATAATGGTACCATCAAAAGTTAATTAA